TGCACAAAACAGAAATAAATTCTCTTCTCTTATAAGAAATTCAGCTTTTATTActtattctaccacggcacgtgacttgttttccaCATACAAAGAATTaaaactaccgtgggttattaccccgatatactaAGGgagataagtatgacgtcactttgattgtccgcgcactgtttatgaatgaagaatacgtcatttgattgtcattgttgtggtgtcgtcacgttttcgcggaaaagtggaagacgttcggttaatatagttctcatttataacctttaaatcgcggataacttataaatgaaatcgtgttagaatcgaaataatcgacggaaAACCGTTGGTTACTgcgtaataaccaacggtatgtcgttccaatgcttgttatcaaaccactcgggctacgccctcgtggtttaattcctacgcatctgaactccataccgttggttattaccgcaataactaACGGTTACCCGTCAATTACTTcttaattctaccacggcacgtgacttgttttctatattcaAAGAAGGACATGTACCGTGGGTTATTatcccgatataccaacggttgttagtatgacgtcacttttgattgtccgcgcactgtttatgaatgaagacgacgtcatttgattttcattgttgtggtgacgtcacgttttcgcggaaaagtggaggacgtttggttaatataattctcatttataacctttaaatcgcgggtaacttattaatgaaatcgtgttagaatcgaaataatcgacgggtaaccgttggttattgcggtaataaccaacggtatgttgtttccgatgcttgttatcaaaccactcgggctacgccctcgtggtttaattcctacgcatcggaattCCATACCATTGGTTATTACctcaataaccaacggttacccgtcgattatttcttaattctaccacggcacgtgacttgttttctatatacaaagaagacaaactactgttggttattaccccgatataccaacggttgtttaaagtgacgtcactttgattgtccgcgcacattttatgaatgaagacgacgtcatttgattgtaattgttgtggtgacgtcacgttttcgcggaaaagtggaggacgttcggttaatataatctcatgcttgttatcaaaccactcgggttacgccctcgtggtttaattcctacgcatcggaactccataccgttggttattaccacaataaccaacggttacccatGGATTATTTCTTAAACACCTACTATCAGAAGGTTTAAGTTGGAGGGAATAAGAATGACTTGGTCCTGTTAGTGTGCAGGTCAGTCCAGCATGTTCAAAGCAAAGACAAACATACTTATCTAAGTCAGACTATTATCTAAGTTTAATGTTTCCAGTATCCGGCAGTCTTTGGCACGTATTGCGTCGCGCTGAATCTATAGAACATACCCATGAATTTTGCCTATTCTATTAATAcgtttaatttaatttcgaatTGTAAATAGGTCATTGATCATTTGCTTTATTTATAAGGTTAATGATCATTTGCATGGATTACGATGGGGATCAGTGACTATTCAAAGTAATATTATCTGGAGCTTGTGCTTCCTATACATTTGATGATAAGATACAAGTTAGGGACAATAAGTGTATTGATAAGATATTGTATGGCTTTGAAGTGGAATTCGTCGAAAAGTTTTGGCGCAATCATTTTCTgagtattattaatttttaacaacgatatttttcctttaaatcaacaaacttaacgctttaatgtatacattaataATTTATCCTTTAAAATGGAAAGCTTATACAAATAACTAATTGATAACACAATTTTGTCAACAGTATATGTGTAACATAGTCATTGGAGTACACCATAAAATACACCAGTCCATTTCAGTTTTAATTTCgatttattttgcttatttagTTCTGACACAACGTTCTCCAATGTCGgtaaaatattctgaacaacGAGTATATGAGGCGGCCTAACGGCcgtgacaacaacaaaatatgtgACCGCAATGTCCGGCTGTGTGCGTAGTACTCGCAAACTACTCAAATTAATAGCACTAATATACATTGAACCATTTAGTGGTGACGTGTGCAATTTCTGACGGGAACGTGCGTAAAATCACTTGCTTAAAGGTAACGACGTAATATGACGCATGCAACAGACGTATATGGACGTCAGCCCGCCATTTGCATGAGATTATACAACAATCAATGGACCGCATGCTTACCCAAGGCATGACTTATCAGCGAACAATGGGCAATTAACTTTTCTTCGTCTCGTTTGACGTTAACATATGGTGTGTATTTGTATAGATCTATCTAGGTAGACACGGTATTGAACtttatgcaaaacaaacatatattaataCTATCCTTAGTAGTATATCTTAAGCACTATGTGGCATATGGCTATATGGTTCAAGGTCACAAAATACGCattaaaatatggtataataaaTAACGAGTCCGTTAAAAATTTAAATCGTATCGCATCTTCGCGAGATAGCACACTTTCCGCAATATTTAAGTACATGGTTTAAGTCCACACAAGTGAGGAGATAAGAAAACTACCACGTCTTTTCAACGGTTCTACAACAAGGCATTCACATCCTACAGGCCATTTTAACAATCATGTGGACTCTGTTGGTACTAGTCGCTCAGGTAATGTGCGTTACAAGCGTGGCTCATGCGGACGAGACTTCCTCTATGTCAGCATTGCTGGAGAGACTGCACGCATTGGAAGGAAGAGGTATGTGACAACTATCATAATGCCTTAGAATGGggttaaatcaaatatcaaacgTATTTTAATACATATTACAATTGCCAAAGTATTTGCCTTGCTTCAGATGTTTATCTTTATGTACTAGTAAATGCGAATTGGCACTGTGCatgtcagtgctccagctaggatttgaaaagggcaggggggcttttttgtcaaaagggcactttcgacgcgcagtatattgtcaaatgggcactttcgacgcgcagtattttgtgaaaagagcacgttcgagcgcgcgggtgtttctggaatgcttcctattgcatgttaatttatatgttataaataattgtattatttccattattattaaaccattcaaatataatgtctacaatgaggattgaaataattacaatgaaataagagatttatgaattatcatatgtaaaaaaaaaaaaaaaaaatttttttttagagggggggggcagggcgggtGTTcaggggggcagggcggaggttcgggagggcagggcgcggcgccctttgatttaggcctagctggagcactgcagtgCATGTAAATAACAGCTTTTGTCATTGCCTTTAGCAAATGTTAAGGTTGACCAGAGTACCCAGAAACAAATCAAAAGGGTAGAAAAACTGTTGCCGATAATAGAAACTCAGTACAAGCAAGGTTGTTATGATCGTTTTTGTATTGATTGCCAGCAATATCAATATGCATACCATGAAAACACTTGTTGCGGCGGTAATAAATGATTATTCTGAATGTTAAATTGAATCTGTTTGTACAAGTTTTTTTGGCGTGAAGTATTACTGAAACAAGTGTCGACAAAAGGGAAACTCGCGAACGGTATGCATTActaagtatatatattttcttattcgCTACTTGCACAAAAAGAACAATTACCGCAAGATAAACTTATGAAGACACATACTACATTTAGTGATCACAAATGCCATTTACTTACTTTGTCTCTCTTTTTCAAGAGCGCGCTCACGAGACGGAGCTTGCGTTTCATAGAAAGCGTCTAGCCGAGCTGGAATCCGCGCAGGCGCAGTCAAAGGTTCTTTCAACATTGCTGGATCCGGCAGGTCAGATAATGCACCAAATATAACTACATGACTACATTAATTACAGGGCAAAACTAATTACATATACGCCCATGATATGACTTCACTTGGCATCAACTGCGTGTAtttcaaaatacaaacaaatatttacgATTACATCGTCCATATCAGACAATCTTGAAAGTTCCAATAAAGGTGAAACTGGTCAACATGAgaataaacaacatttaaatgtccattaaaattgtattaaactTCATTTATTCCCTGTGAAAAGAGAATATCTTATTTGCTGtaaactgtaaaataaacaagCTATCAAGTATATACACTAAACTGAAAAAGTCCTATCTAGCATTTATTCAAGAAATCGTGCACTTCCATTTGGTAAAAACAGCttaaattgtatgttttcttTCAATCGTTGTTAGATTATTAATGGTTCATTTTTTGCCATTCTGTGAATATGCCGTTAATTGTTATATGTTAGCCCTTAAGAAACGCATTATCTACGAGGACGAGACAGTCGCCTTCCACGCGACATTAGACGGTACACTTGAACACGGTCACGTGAGTCAACAAATAATCTTCAACAGCGTCAGCCTCAACATCGGCGGCGGATATGACGCGAATTCCGGGTCGTTCACGGCGCCAATGGGCGGTCTTTACATAATCTCTACGTCCGTGATGAGCCTCCACGGGACAGGGGCGGAAATGCACGCAATCATCATGAAAAACGGCGTGGAAGTTGCGGCGGCGTACGCAAATGGCATGGGCGGTTACAAGGAGCAAGGATCAGTGACCGTTACAGTTCGATTGGCAAAAGGTGACATGATAAATGTCGCTGTTGGTCGCCATGACGACTCCGGGGTATGGGGTGACAAGCTGACAAGCTTTACCGGATGTTTGATTTTTCCCATGTGATATTTTGAAATCGTGAATTTGCGACTTAAATTCATAAtatctaaataaataataaccGAAAAGGTTAGAAATGTAGACGTGAATTGTTGTAAATGAGTATTTTGTAATATTTGTCTTTATTACCGTTATTAATTACCAGTATATTAATAGAAATAAGACACTTACAAAAAATAGTTGTGTACACTTTTAGCCTGTTATAATTATGGTatagtttaattaatattaacacgGGAGATATCGATGTTCTGTGACGTACGAATTATGTTTTATATCCACTTATTGTGAACAGAACAATATATTCACGAAGAGTGCCGCCTTATGCAAGTTATGTTTTCTCCTCgtatttgtaaaatgaaataaaatcgtAATTAAACAGAACAAAATGTTGCGAAGCATTTAATTCAGAAATGACCATCAAACAACAAATATGGTGGCTCATTTTTACCATGTCGTTTTAGAGTGTTGAAGGGATTTAGACACTCAATTTACGCGcagatttaaattttaaattggtCGTTTTTTCGCGCTGAATTTGTGTAGTTTTGGCGCCCTTCGAACCCGCCAATTCTAAATAACGACAAATTGTCGTATTGGTGCGTATCAAACCCGCCAACAAGCATCACATatagcctcgttctgagaaaactgggattaaagtctgtacataaaaaaacaacatctttttGATCACAAAAGATCAAAGAAAAGGtcctagatcagcctgtgcaatcatGCTtctcaggaacgacactttcagtctaaactggattttgcaaAAAGGATACCtcatgtaaacaaataatttaataaaagcggaaagtgtcgtctctaataAGCCAGTGCGGACCGCACACGGTAATATGGGCGctattttacgcaaatacattaagccaagttttcccagaacaaagctcAACATATGGCAGGCATCGGCCGCCATAGTTTCCAGTTACTaaaagtttttagctcacctgagcacaacgtgctcatggtgagcttttgtgatcgccttttgtccgtcgtgcgtcgttcgtcgtcaacattttgccttgtgaacactctagaggccacatttattgtctgattttcatgaaacttggtcagaacatttgtcccattgatacctcgacgagttcgaaactgggacatgctgggtcaaaaactaggtcactgggtcaaaaaaaagtaaaaccttgtgaaaactgtagaagtcacatgtgATGcttaatcttcatgtaactttgtcaaaatgtttgtcttaatgatatgttggttgagtcaaaaatggttctggttcgttgaaaaacatggccgccagggggcggggcagtattccttatatggctatagagaaaccttgtgaaaactctaaaagtcaaaagctttgcccaatcatcatgaaacttggttaaaacactggtttcattgatatctcggacgtgttcgaaaatggtccagatcggtgaaaaaacatggccgccagggggcggggcagttttatcctatatatatggtgaaaacatgtgaaccctctagaagtcacatttttggtccaatgttcatgaaatttggtcagaacatgtgttttctggatatgacggttgggttcgaaaatggtttggatcggtaaaaaaacatggccgctgggggggggggggcattttccttatatttatatagtaaagcagcttgtgaacactctagattagcatgtcaagggaagaaactgcaaaatggcttttgaaaaattatgttgaattgacagagttgtctccctttttaaaatattttttaaagcacaaaaagattaagtggaattaattataaatgatagttttacattctggaagatagcaaacttttgaatatgttttttattgtttgatgattatgtacaatatggcattcttttgtcaaacgattaaagcgagactatacgatttttatatgtgttaaattgtaatatattgataaatacatgtaacaataacacaaaataggcaagacattgaagacgaatttcataaaattcagcaaagacaaattagcgccccgagccgatggtgacgaagatatttcgtaaatattttcctacaataaccgaatagttcgtctttttattaggatcggagttagtgtttgtgtgtcgtatgaatagacatcactgcagaaatttaaaaacaaccattaaactaaattaagattgacatcgtacatgcatgatatacgttctggcaaattcgactttacagtcattttcgatttcagaattaaatacctggcttatttcgcatttttcgacacatgttcttctcaacttatattttaaattatattgaaatgtatgaccttgttaacactctagtagtcacatttattatccgatcatcatgaaattcggtctgaagatttgtcccaatgataacttggatgagttcgaaaatgttttttgttgctttaaaaacatggccaccagaggcgcggcatttttccttatatggctatatatggctttagtaaaaccttgttaacactctagaggccacatttattgtccaatcttcatgaaatttggtcagaagattggtctcaatgatatcttagatgaattagaaaataattatgtttgcttgaaaaaatggcttccaaggggcggggcatttttccttatatggctaatgtaaaatcttgttaacactccagaggccgcATTtgatgtccgatcttcatgaaacttggtcagaagattaatcccaaaaatatcttggatgcgttcaaaaatgatgccggttggttgaaaaacatggctgccaggggcggggcatttttccttatatggctatagtaaaaccttgttaacactctagaggccacatttattttcctatcttcgtgtaacttggtcagaagatttgtcccaataatatcttgttatctcatgtgagcgactttgggcctttcaggcactCTTGTTTTTGTGACATGCTTGATTTTACCAAACAATTACCAGAACGCCACATGTTTCCCGCAATTATTTTAAGAATACATAAACGCATGGCTCATTATTTGAATGCACCAACGTgtttaattagaaataattatagcTGCATGTgttcattaaaatgtgttttcgTTGATACTTTATTGCGAGTTTGCACGCCATTTCTGAAAATTTGAGTGTACTAATTATTGGCAGCATAGCTGTCATAATACTATTGGCCTTCAAACTCCATGATATCAGATCAACGCAACAAGTTATCTCAAAATCATGTAGCCATACATCTGAGATTATTATTTTACAAGAAATATATAGCATGGAAGAATTTGCCCCAACATTTAAATTACAATCCGTATTCCGATGTACATGTagttaaaggccctataaagatGAAAAAACAAATTATTACGCATATAATCTGGTCCAATTCTTTActggatttcagttactcttgcataagaaATGCTAACAACACAGCTTAGGTTcaacgttgtcaagaagtatggaagatatacccgtttcataattggaagaaatgttaacaactttgcaactaacgtgatgtgtagccccaaagctgtgacgtatgctaaaaatagccgaaagtacattcaattttaattctattttaacaactttttaccagcagaaagtaacttattagatcactacaaacgttttaacaatttagaagagacctattttgtgagtgataccagaagacgttgaaaatcaacgatatatttttggtgactttcactttcactttcccgagaaAACAGCGATgcaaataaactgattgtttgtaaacacgattgacttgagctcaaaacaagttgtattgctcatatttttatgattatgtccaatagcatatatatatatatatatatatatatatatatatatatatatatatatatatattgttttttgataacctttataattaaaatatggaaaaaatatttaaaaatcggtaaaaaaATACGGATCGttacctttatagagcctttaagtatCTATTGTACCTATTCACTGTTGCATAATGATGATGGAATTACTAGCGTAGTTTCAATAGAATTACTGTTgcgtatggcaagcggttcaacgcataatcccaagaaactaggtttctcatgagaacctaggttctcatgagaacctaggttttcaaatgagaacctaggttctcatttgaaaacttgggttcttgaagctatgtgcaatcttcaagcgagaacctaggttttcaaatgagaacctaggttctcatgaaaacctaggttctcatttgaaaac
This is a stretch of genomic DNA from Dreissena polymorpha isolate Duluth1 chromosome 7, UMN_Dpol_1.0, whole genome shotgun sequence. It encodes these proteins:
- the LOC127837854 gene encoding cerebellin-3-like isoform X2; the protein is MWTLLVLVAQVMCVTSVAHADETSSMSALLERLHALEGRERAHETELAFHRKRLAELESAQAQSKVLSTLLDPAALKKRIIYEDETVAFHATLDGTLEHGHVSQQIIFNSVSLNIGGGYDANSGSFTAPMGGLYIISTSVMSLHGTGAEMHAIIMKNGVEVAAAYANGMGGYKEQGSVTVTVRLAKGDMINVAVGRHDDSGVWGDKLTSFTGCLIFPM